The proteins below are encoded in one region of Brassica napus cultivar Da-Ae chromosome A6, Da-Ae, whole genome shotgun sequence:
- the LOC106347569 gene encoding beta-glucosidase BoGH3B-like: protein MVGREEPCVYQTPDAPVEARVKDLLSRMTLPEKIGQMTQIERTVASPAAIRDFFIGSVLNSGGSAPFEDAKSSDWADMIDGFQRSALASRLGIPLIYGTDAVHGNNNVYGATVFPHNIALGATRDADLVRRIGAATALEVRASGVHWAFAPCVAVLGDPRWGRSYECYGEDPGLVSEMTSLVSGLQGEPPEEHPNGYPFVAGSNKVVACAKHFVGDGGTDKGVNEGNTIASYEDLEKIHIPPYLKCLAQGVSTVMASYSSWNGSNLHSSYFLLTEVLKEKLGFKGFVVSDWEGLDRLSDPWGSNYRNCVKTAVNAGIDMVMVPFKYEQFIQDMTDLVESGEIPMARVNDAVERILRVKFVAGLFEHPFSDRSLLGTVGCKEHRELGREAVRKSLVLLKNGKNADKPFLPLDRNAKRILVTGTHADDLGYQCGGWTKTWFGLSGRITIGRTLLDAIKAAVGDNTEVVYEKTPSKETLASSEGFSYAIVAVGESPYAETKGDSSELIIPFNGSDIVTTVAERIPTLVMLISGRPVVLEPTVLEKTEALVAAWLPGTEGQGMADVIFEDYDFEGKLPVSWFKTVEHLPVNARTNSYDPLFPLGFGLSSKPV from the exons ATGGTCGGAAGGGAAGAACCATGCGTTTACCAGACCCCAGACGCGCCAGTGGAAGCGCGTGTGAAGGACCTTCTATCCCGCATGACTCTGCCAGAGAAGATCGGCCAGATGACTCAGATCGAACGTACCGTTGCTTCTCCAGCAGCCATTAGAGATTTCTTCATCG GCAGTGTACTGAACTCCGGAGGGAGTGCGccgtttgaggatgctaagtcGTCGGATTGGGCGGATATGATCGATGGATTTCAGCGATCAGCGTTAGCGTCGCGTTTGGGAATTCCCTTGATCTACGGCACAGACGCCGTTCACGGGAACAACAATGTCTACGGCGCCACCGTCTTCCCCCACAACATTGCCCTCGGAGCCACcag AGACGCTGATTTGGTCAGAAGAATTGGAGCAGCAACAGCACTTGAAGTAAGGGCGAGCGGAGTTCACTGGGCGTTTGCTCCCTGCGTGGCC GTATTGGGAGATCCGAGATGGGGTCGAAGCTATGAGTGTTATGGAGAAGACCCTGGACTTGTCTCTGAGATGACTTCGCTCGTCTCTGGGCTACAAGGCGAACCACCCGAAGAACACCCAAATGGTTACCCTTTTGTTGCAGGAAG CAACAAGGTCGTCGCATGCGCCAAACACTTTGTTGGAGATggtggtacggacaagggggtAAACGAAGGGAACACCATTGCATCATATGAAGACTTGGAGAAGATACATATTCCTCCATATCTTAAGTGTCTTGCTCAGGGAGTCTCCACGGTTATGGCATCTTACTCCAGCTGGAACGGAAGTAACCTTCACTCCAGTTACTTCCTCTTAACAGAAGTTCTCAAGGAAAAACTCGGTTTCAAG GGATTTGTAGTTTCAGACTGGGAAGGTTTGGACCGGCTTAGTGACCCTTGGGGATCAAACTACCGCAACTGCGTTAAAACTGCGGTTAATGCTGGAATTGACATG GTGATGGTACCATTTAAGTATGAACAGTTCATACAAGACATGACGGACCTGGTGGAGTCGGGGGAAATACCAATGGCTCGGGTCAATGACGCTGTTGAAAGAATACTCAGAGTGAAGTTTGTGGCTGGTCTCTTCGAACATCCTTTTTCGGACAGGTCTTTGTTGGGAACTGTTGGCTGCAAG GAACACAGAGAATTGGGGCGTGAAGCTGTTAGAAAGTCGTTAGTGTTGCTAAAGAATGGGAAAAATGCTGATAAACCGTTCCTGCCGCTAGATCGCAACGCCAAGAGAATTCTAGTCACTGGAACGCATGCAGATGATCTTGGGTATCAGTGTGGAGGATGGACAAAGACATGGTTTGGTCTAAGTGGCAGGATCACAATCG GCAGGACGCTTTTGGATGCCATAAAAGCAGCAGTTGGAGACAATACCGAAGTGGTCTACGAGAAAACTCCATCAAAGGAAACCTTGGCCTCGAGTGAAGGATTCTCTTACGCCATTGTTGCAGTGGGGGAATCGCCCTATGCAGAGACTAAAGGAGACAGCTCGGAACTCATTATACCATTTAACGGTAGCGATATTGTAACCACGGTGGCAGAGAGAATCCCGACTCTGGTGATGTTGATCTCAGGACGACCTGTGGTCTTGGAGCCGACAGTTCTTGAAAAGACGGAGGCTCTAGTAGCTGCTTGGCTGCCTGGAACAGAAGGACAAGGAATGGCTGACGTCATTTTTGAAGATTATGATTTCGAGGGGAAGTTACCAGTGAGCTGGTTCAAAACAGTTGAGCATTTGCCGGTAAACGCTCGTACCAATTCGTATGACCCATTGTTCCCTCTTGGTTTCGGTCTCAGTTCAAAACCAGTGTAA
- the LOC125609934 gene encoding LOW QUALITY PROTEIN: uncharacterized protein LOC125609934 (The sequence of the model RefSeq protein was modified relative to this genomic sequence to represent the inferred CDS: inserted 1 base in 1 codon; substituted 1 base at 1 genomic stop codon) produces the protein MPKLPAGGSDRGAGTGGTFWEVEEEDAGSEGRRFLRTALAYDMQKPSHKMEFLVNYLMELTLIDNEFLKFFLQSLLLLLFSLLSGTEPLNSTWLPSRRGEERTRFGGRSERTGGRGSTSQTSARNSGTNVGSTSRGHQRRQSFETTIQDTINGYKEFQRQSLXQLCSSAFDXDDYDDFKKAKQIFLALELPKFTKFYWACINSLKELVFWQKYFINITGSNDENILQLVEGMTGVSRNNEDVPKQLGSRQLFGSPHSGGLSSRSPFLVGNSSRENNFQN, from the exons ATGCCGAAGTTACCTGCCGGCGGAAGCGACAGAGGGGCTGGAACGGGCGGCACTTTCTGGGAGGTGGAGGAGGAAGACGCCGGAAGCGAAGGGAG GAGATTTCTCAGAACAGCTCTTGCTTATGATATGCAGAAACCAAGTCACAAAATGGAGTTTCTAGTGAATTATCTAATGGAACTGACGTTAATAGATAATGAGTTCTTGAAGTTCTTTCTCCAGTCATTGCTGCTTCTGTTGTTTTCTTTGCTAAGTGGAACTGAACCATTAA ATTCAACTTGGCTTCCTTCTCGAAGAGGTGAGGAACGTACAAGATTTGGAGGTCGTTCAGAAAGAACTGGAGGACGTGGCAGTACTTCTCAAACGTCTGCTAGAAACTCAGGAACTAATGTTGGAAGTACTTCAAGAGGTCATCAAAGAAGACAATCATTCGAGACTACAATACAAGACACCATTAATGGATATAAAGAATTTCAACGACAAAGTCTATAACAGCTATGCTCAAGTGCTTTTG AAGATGATTATGATGACTTcaaaaaagcaaaacaaatatttcttgCTTTGGAACTTCCCAAATTCACTAAATTTTACTGGGCTTGCATTAACTCACTTAAAGAACTGGTTTTTTGGCAAAAgtatttcattaatataactGGAAGCAATGACGAAAATATATTGCAACTAGTGGAAGGTATGACTGGTGTATCACGAAATAATGAAGATGTGCCAAAACAATTGGGCTCTAGACAGTTATTTGGGAGTCCACATTCTGGAGGTTTATCATCTCGTAGTCCATTTTTAGTGGGTAATAGTTCTAGAGAAAACAATTTTCAAAACTAG
- the LOC106347567 gene encoding protein OCTOPUS-like codes for MAHLKQSNRRRSSSFCNRHPSAKPSSGFCASCLRERLVTIEAQSSSPPELRRIRSHSVRNASAASVSEQPRRRSCDARSSASSLHDLFVDDDDERLDLSIRKPPVPDLKEEEEEEEDYYDGEDIKGFDEGKSRKIVEEESGEHKKTMKEFIDLDWGNQMKKDNDFASIWSRKLKRFSLSHHKERREDEKLAGRRSCDVDPRLSRISFEKPRASWDGCLIEKSYSKPTPLSTVTETFTEKKPSGNEEEEGEEKSPGGTVQTRNYYSRRRSFDRSVSSKRQGLLEVDELKAISNAKVSPETVGLFHGAKVLVTEKELRDSNWYSVKNHKPESKELVSRGKICVAASSERKQDSVELKKPKKKWAKGWNLWGLIQRKNKEIKTEQSLKLERNAVEGSLAESLLKLRRVSKGETNGGVSEKLLKSYSVSARKSCDGVFSGANIVSGFEGGRSSCDGLFHGSINSVEVGRSSFDGLVNGVEARQSQHLHQRKANDGTRENLDNSLSRLYLTPVRSHKASKSGKSRLMS; via the coding sequence ATGGCCCACCTCAAGCAATCCAACCGCCGTCGCTCCTCCTCCTTTTGCAACCGTCACCCTTCCGCCAAACCATCCAGCGGTTTCTGCGCCTCCTGCCTCCGTGAACGCCTCGTCACCATAGAGGCTCAATCTTCTTCACCCCCTGAGCTCCGTCGCATCAGATCCCACTCCGTTCGGAACGCATCCGCCGCATCCGTTTCGGAGCAGCCGCGACGGAGGTCGTGTGACGCTAGGTCAAGCGCGAGCTCTCTCCACGACCTGTTCGTCGATGATGACGATGAACGGCTCGATCTCTCGATTCGAAAGCCTCCGGTCCCGGATTtgaaagaggaggaagaagaagaggaagattaCTACGACGGAGAAGATATCAAAGGTTTTGATGAAGGTAAGTCAAGGAAGATCGTTGAAGAAGAGAGTGGAGAGCACAAGAAGACGATGAAGGAGTTCATAGATCTGGATTGGGGAAACCAAATGAAGAAGGACAATGACTTCGCGTCGATTTGGAGCAGGAAGCTGAAGAGATTCTCACTGAGTCATCACAAGGAGAGGAGAGAAGACGAGAAACTCGCCGGCCGTCGCTCCTGTGATGTAGATCCTAGATTGTCTAGGATCTCGTTTGAGAAACCTAGGGCGTCATGGGATGGATGTTTGATCGAGAAATCATATAGCAAGCCGACGCCATTGTCCACTGTGACGGAAACCTTCACTGAGAAGAAACCCTCCGgtaacgaagaagaagaaggggagGAGAAGAGTCCAGGTGGAACGGTTCAAACGAGGAACTATTACTCTCGAAGAAGAAGCTTTGATCGATCGGTTTCGAGTAAGAGACAAGGATTGCTCGAGGTTGATGAGTTGAAAGCTATCTCCAACGCAAAGGTATCGCCTGAAACTGTTGGTTTGTTTCATGGCGCTAAGGTATTGGTTACGGAGAAGGAACTTAGAGATTCAAATTGGTATTCGGTCAAGAATCACAAACCAGAGAGCAAAGAGTTAGTCTCTAGAGGAAAGATTTGTGTAGCTGCTAGTAGTGAGAGGAAGCAGGATAGTGTAGAGTTGAAGAAACCTAAGAAGAAATGGGCAAAGGGATGGAACCTTTGGGGACTGATACAGAGGAAGAACAAGGAAATCAAAACCGAGCAAAGTTTGAAACTTGAAAGAAATGCTGTCGAGGGTTCTTTGGCTGAGTCTTTGTTAAAGCTTAGGAGAGTATCTAAAGGAGAAACCAATGGTGGTGTTAGTGAGAAGCTTTTGAAAAGCTACAGTGTAAGCGCTAGAAAGTCTTGTGATGGTGTGTTTAGTGGTGCTAACATTGTCAGTGGCTTTGAAGGTGGAAGGAGCTCGTGTGATGGTCTGTTTCATGGATCTATTAACAGTGTTGAGGTTGGGAGAAGCTCGTTTGACGGATTGGTTAACGGAGTTGAGGCCAGACAAAGTCAACATCTTCACCAGAGAAAAGCAAATGATGGCACTAGAGAAAACCTTGACAACAGTTTATCAAGATTGTATTTGACTCCGGTAAGAAGCCATAAAGCGAGCAAATCCGGGAAGAGTAGACTGATGAGTTAG
- the LOC106410140 gene encoding uncharacterized protein LOC106410140 isoform X2 — protein MSSNRQRNTNSRRPTNSNQTAEDSTPPAEATLRGCKLTKSLNRKPPIFWEVMVRCFALHDVQSQSQHSARQRREELINTRLVDEEVDDGSDTDSGDRPQTQPQEMEEEEVYRVIVDDGTHHLNEDTNETVRRCHQRGRQNVQSSARRGTTSHRLGETSRVPLRGGSRGNRRRQSFETTIQDTIAGYTEFQRQSLQQLRPGAFDQENYDEWKKAEEIFLALSIPKGRFYWTCLNTLKELVFWRKYFLDIAGSIDEDKLQLLEAMTGVSRNNEDVPKQLGVDQSCGSSYSQQWGTPPTAQQWGTPPFSQQWGTPPNAQQWGTPPSVSRWGTPPNAQQWGSPQPTQQWGQPPNVQQWNTPSTSQQWGTPPNSQQWGPQPNISQWSTPPNASQCETPPNASQWGLSQNTSGWGISSNFQQGGPARTNPTTVQYGFSVGSEEESVRNAQENNAAVGTSPNDNAGHTSHTPRPGGLFNIWGTSININESHQNYSEDED, from the exons ATGTCGTCAAATCGCCAGCGAAATACCAACTCTCGCAGACCAACAAATTCAAACCAAACGGCGGAAGATTCAACTCCTCCAGCAGAAGCAACATTAAGG GGgtgtaaattaacaaaaagctTGAACCGAAAGCCACCCATTTTTTGGGAGGTGATGGTACGATGTTTCGCACTACATGATGTTCAATCGCAATCTCAACACTCTGCACGCCAACGAAGAGAAGAGTTGATCAACACACGTTTAGTAGATGAAGAAGTTGACGATGGATCCGACACAGATAGTGGTGATCGCCCACAAACACAACCTCAAgagatggaagaagaagaagtgtatCGTGTTATAGTTGACGATGGGACACATCATTTGAACGAAGATACCAATGAAACAGTTCGTAGATGCCATCAACGAGGGAGACAAAATGTACAATCAAGTGCTAGACGTGGGACCACATCTCATAGATTAGGAGAAACTTCTCGAGTTCCTCTCAGGGGTGGGTCACGAGGAAATAGAAGAAGACAATCTTTTGAGACAACAATACAAGACACTATCGCTGGATATACAGAATTTCAACGACAAAGTTTACAACAACTTCGTCCAGGTGCTTTTGACCAAGAAAACTATGATGAATGGAAAAAGGCAGAAGAAATATTTCTTGCTCTAAGCATTCCAAAAGGAAGATTTTACTGGACATGCCTTAATACTCTTAAAGAGTTAGTCTTTTGGCGTAAGTATTTTCTTGATATAGCTGGAAGCATCGACGAAGATAAGTTACAATTATTAGAAGCTATGACTGGTGTTTCACGAAACAACGAAGATGTGCCAAAACAGTTAGGTGTTGACCAATCATGTGGGAGTTCATATAGTCAACAGTGGGGCACACCACCAACTGCTCAACAATGGGGTACCCCACCGTTTTCTCAGCAATGGGGTACACCACCAAATGCTCAACAATGGGGTACACCGCCAAGTGTTTCACGATGGGGGACACCACCTAATGCTCAGCAGTGGGGTTCACCCCAGCCAACTCAACAATGGGGACAACCACCAAATGTTCAACAATGGAACACACCGTCAACTTCTCAACAATGGGGCACACCACCAAACTCTCAACAATGGGGACCACAGCCAAATATTTCACAGTGGAGTACGCCACCAAATGCTTCACAGTGTGAGACACCACCAAATGCTTCACAGTGGGGACTTTCACAAAATACTTCAGGGTGGGGGATTTCATCAAACTTTCAACAAGGCGGACCAGCAAGGACGAATCCGACAACTGTTCAATATGGATTTTCCGTTGgaagtgaagaagaaagtgTGAGAAATGCTCAAGAAAATAATGCAGCAGTCGGAACTTCACCAAACGATAATGCTGGTCATACTTCACATACACCTAGACCAGGAGGTTTATTCAATATATGGGGAACATCTATAAATATAAACGAAAGTCACCAAAATTACTCAGAAGACGAAGATTAG
- the LOC106350192 gene encoding xylulose kinase 2 — MADLSLPSDSLFLGFDSSTQSLKATVLDSSLNIVTTELVHFDTELPHYKTKDGVYRDPTVNGRIVSPTLMWVEALDLILHKLSAANFDFKKVIAVSGSGQQHGSVYWRNGSSQILKSLDPNSSLKDQLQKAFSFEESPIWMDSSTTVQCREIESAVGGGMVLSEITGSRAYERYTGPQIRKLFTTEADLYASTERISLVSSFMASLLIGDYASIDETDGAGMNLMDIKKRCWSKDALQATATGLAEKLGKLAPAYATAGSISQYFVHRYGFEKNCVVVQWSGDNPNSLAGLTLSTPGDLAISLGTSDTVFGITKEHQPSLEGHVFPNPVDPESYMVMLVYKNASLTREEIRDRCAEGSWDVFNKYLEQTQPLNERKLGFYYTENEILPPLPVGSHRYILDNFSGESLEGVKEREVKDFDPPSEVRALIEGQFLSKRAHAERFGMPSPPIRIIATGGASANDNILSLISSIFGCDVYTVQRPDSASLGAALRAAHGWLCNKKGTFVPISCLYEGKLEKTSLNCKLKVKAGDANVASTYGLLMKKRMEIEKKLVEKLGHF; from the exons ATGGCGGATCTCTCTCTTCCTTCAGATTCTCTCTTCCTCGGATTCGACAGTTCTACCCA GTCGTTGAAAGCAACTGTGCTGGACTCATCCCTCAACATCGTAACGACCGAACTCGTTCACTTCGATACCGAACTTCCCCATTACAAAACCAAAGATGGCGTTTACAGAGACCCCACCGTCAACGGCAGAATCGTCTCCCCTACGCTCATGTGGGTGGAGGCACTCGATCTCATCCTCCACAAGCTCTCCGCTGCCAATTTCGATTTCAAGAAAGTCATCGCCGTTTCCGGAAGCGGCCAGCAGCACGGCAGCGTCTACTGGCGAAACGGCAGCTCCCAGATTCTGAAGTCTCTGGATCCCAACAGTTCCTTGAAGGACCAGCTCCAGAAGGCGTTCTCTTTCGAGGAGTCTCCGATATGGATGGATAGCAGCACGACGGTGCAGTGCAGAGAGATCGAGAGTGCTGTGGGAGGGGGCATGGTGCTGTCTGAGATCACTGGCTCCCGTGCTTACGAGCGCTACACTGGCCCTCAGATACGCAAGCTGTTCACCACTGAGGCTGATTTGTATGCGAGCACTGAGAGGATTTCGCTTGTTAGCTCCTTCATGGCGTCTTTGCTGATTGGTGATTATGCTTCGATTGATGAGACTGATGGCGCTGGGATGAATTTGATGGATATTAAGAAACGTTGTTGGTCTAAGGATGCGTTAcag GCTACAGCTACGGGTTTGGCGGAAAAGCTTGGGAAGTTAGCACCAGCTTATGCTACTGCTGGTTCCATTTCTCAGTACTTTGTTCACAG ATACGGTTTTGAAAAGAACTGTGTGGTTGTGCAGTGGTCAGGAGACAATCCTAATAGTTTGGCAG GTCTAACTCTTAGTACTCCTGGAGATCTAGCCATAAGTCTTGGGACCAGTGACACG GTATTTGGGATTACCAAAGAACATCAACCCAGTCTTGAGGGCCATGTGTTTCCGAATCCCGTTGATCCAGAGAGTTACATGGTAATGTTGGTTTACAAAAATGCTTCTCTCACCCGTGAAG AGATTCGTGACCGTTGCGCTGAGGGATCTTGGGATGTTTTTAACAAGTATTTGGAACAAACACAGCCACTAAATG AGAGGAAACTGGGCTTTTACTACACTGAAAATGAAATCCTTCCCCCACTTCCCG TTGGCTCTCATCGCTACATTCTTGATAACTTCTCTGGTGAGTCTCTTGAGGGTGTTAAGGAACGTGAGGTCAAAGACTTCGACCCTCCCTCAGAGGTTAGGGCATTGATTGAAGGTCAGTTTCTTTCAAAGCGAGCTCATGCTGAGAGATTTGGTATGCCTTCCCCTCCAATCCGAATTATAGCCACTGGTGGTGCTTCAGCTAACGATAATATTCTCAGTCTCATCTCTTCAATCTTCGGATGTGATGTTTATACTGTCCAAAGGCCTG ATTCAGCATCACTTGGAGCTGCACTGAGAGCTGCTCATGGCTGGCTCTGCAACAAAAAAGGAACCTTTGTGCCCATCTCCTGTCTCTACGAGGGGAAATTGGAGAAGACGTCTCTAAATTGCAAGCTCAAAGTTAAAGCAGGAGACGCTAATGTGGCTTCCACCTACGGGTtgttgatgaagaagaggatggAAATAGAGAAGAAGCTTGTGGAGAAGTTAGGACACTtctga
- the LOC106410140 gene encoding uncharacterized protein LOC106410140 isoform X1 — protein sequence MSSNRQRNTNSRRPTNSNQTAEDSTPPAEATLRNKDKYKWSYIQEKTLIQLFDEAVALDDYTLKNPSAIGREYMVDKFNRAFNMNITYNFFKNKLDEFKKSYKRWKTLMSFTGISVDPDTSMIYASEAWWKEREVGCKLTKSLNRKPPIFWEVMVRCFALHDVQSQSQHSARQRREELINTRLVDEEVDDGSDTDSGDRPQTQPQEMEEEEVYRVIVDDGTHHLNEDTNETVRRCHQRGRQNVQSSARRGTTSHRLGETSRVPLRGGSRGNRRRQSFETTIQDTIAGYTEFQRQSLQQLRPGAFDQENYDEWKKAEEIFLALSIPKGRFYWTCLNTLKELVFWRKYFLDIAGSIDEDKLQLLEAMTGVSRNNEDVPKQLGVDQSCGSSYSQQWGTPPTAQQWGTPPFSQQWGTPPNAQQWGTPPSVSRWGTPPNAQQWGSPQPTQQWGQPPNVQQWNTPSTSQQWGTPPNSQQWGPQPNISQWSTPPNASQCETPPNASQWGLSQNTSGWGISSNFQQGGPARTNPTTVQYGFSVGSEEESVRNAQENNAAVGTSPNDNAGHTSHTPRPGGLFNIWGTSININESHQNYSEDED from the exons ATGTCGTCAAATCGCCAGCGAAATACCAACTCTCGCAGACCAACAAATTCAAACCAAACGGCGGAAGATTCAACTCCTCCAGCAGAAGCAACATTAAGG AATAAAGACAAATACAAATGGTCATACATAcaagaaaaaacattaattCAACTGTTCGACGAAGCAGTTGCTTTGGATGATTATACTCTTAAAAATCCATCAGCTATCGGTAGAGAGTATATGGTTGACAAATTCAACCGGGCGTTCAATATGAATATAACTTATAATTTCTTCAAAAACAAGCTTGATGAATTCAAAAAAAGTTATAAGAGATGGAAAACTCTAATGAGTTTTACTGGTATCTCGGTTGATCCTGATACATCTATGATATATGCGTCCGAGGCATGGTGGAAGGAACGTGAAGTC GGgtgtaaattaacaaaaagctTGAACCGAAAGCCACCCATTTTTTGGGAGGTGATGGTACGATGTTTCGCACTACATGATGTTCAATCGCAATCTCAACACTCTGCACGCCAACGAAGAGAAGAGTTGATCAACACACGTTTAGTAGATGAAGAAGTTGACGATGGATCCGACACAGATAGTGGTGATCGCCCACAAACACAACCTCAAgagatggaagaagaagaagtgtatCGTGTTATAGTTGACGATGGGACACATCATTTGAACGAAGATACCAATGAAACAGTTCGTAGATGCCATCAACGAGGGAGACAAAATGTACAATCAAGTGCTAGACGTGGGACCACATCTCATAGATTAGGAGAAACTTCTCGAGTTCCTCTCAGGGGTGGGTCACGAGGAAATAGAAGAAGACAATCTTTTGAGACAACAATACAAGACACTATCGCTGGATATACAGAATTTCAACGACAAAGTTTACAACAACTTCGTCCAGGTGCTTTTGACCAAGAAAACTATGATGAATGGAAAAAGGCAGAAGAAATATTTCTTGCTCTAAGCATTCCAAAAGGAAGATTTTACTGGACATGCCTTAATACTCTTAAAGAGTTAGTCTTTTGGCGTAAGTATTTTCTTGATATAGCTGGAAGCATCGACGAAGATAAGTTACAATTATTAGAAGCTATGACTGGTGTTTCACGAAACAACGAAGATGTGCCAAAACAGTTAGGTGTTGACCAATCATGTGGGAGTTCATATAGTCAACAGTGGGGCACACCACCAACTGCTCAACAATGGGGTACCCCACCGTTTTCTCAGCAATGGGGTACACCACCAAATGCTCAACAATGGGGTACACCGCCAAGTGTTTCACGATGGGGGACACCACCTAATGCTCAGCAGTGGGGTTCACCCCAGCCAACTCAACAATGGGGACAACCACCAAATGTTCAACAATGGAACACACCGTCAACTTCTCAACAATGGGGCACACCACCAAACTCTCAACAATGGGGACCACAGCCAAATATTTCACAGTGGAGTACGCCACCAAATGCTTCACAGTGTGAGACACCACCAAATGCTTCACAGTGGGGACTTTCACAAAATACTTCAGGGTGGGGGATTTCATCAAACTTTCAACAAGGCGGACCAGCAAGGACGAATCCGACAACTGTTCAATATGGATTTTCCGTTGgaagtgaagaagaaagtgTGAGAAATGCTCAAGAAAATAATGCAGCAGTCGGAACTTCACCAAACGATAATGCTGGTCATACTTCACATACACCTAGACCAGGAGGTTTATTCAATATATGGGGAACATCTATAAATATAAACGAAAGTCACCAAAATTACTCAGAAGACGAAGATTAG
- the LOC106410140 gene encoding putative nuclease HARBI1 isoform X3 has product MSSNRQRNTNSRRPTNSNQTAEDSTPPAEATLRAFRICQLRAQGIHNLSYEERIEMWNLENEQFAELIINPTLTYYHRYFERAPVQTDRGLGWRNIWRRLQEDDAACLQLLRMSLPCFCSLCDTLQTSYGLQPTLNVSIEESVAMFLQICGHNEVQRDVGLRFSRNQETVQRKFMEVLTATELLACDYIRTPTRQELMRIPEKLYSDRRYYPFFSGFVGAMDGTHICVKVEPKLQGMYWNRHDNASLNIMAICDLNMLFTYIWNGAPGSCHDTAVLAMAQQNDSEFPLPPRDKYYLVDSGYPNKQGFLAPYRSSRNGVVRYHMSQFNSGPAPRNKQELFNRYHASLRSVIERTFGVWKKKWRILSDFPRYNVHVQKRVVMATMGLHNFIKISNYSDEDFANTMQDMRLDNGDPEPGIADTEEIYTAQGEQMAQIRDTIANMLWENQNSR; this is encoded by the exons ATGTCGTCAAATCGCCAGCGAAATACCAACTCTCGCAGACCAACAAATTCAAACCAAACGGCGGAAGATTCAACTCCTCCAGCAGAAGCAACATTAAGG GCTTTTCGTATATGTCAATTACGAGCACAAGGTATACACAACCTAAGTTACGAAGAGAGAATAGAAATGTGGAATTTGGAAAATGAGCAGTTTGCAGAGTTAATAATCAATCCAACTTTGACTTATTATCATCGCTATTTTGAAAGGGCACCAGTACAAACCGATAGAGGTCTAGGTTGGAGAAATATATGGCGACGACTACAAGAAGATGATGCTGCTTGTCTTCAGTTATTACGAATGTCACTGCCGTGTTTCTGCTCATTGTGTGATACACTACAAACAAGCTATGGTCTACAACCAACACTAAATGTAAGTATTGAAGAAAGTGTTGCTATGTTTCTACAGATATGTGGGCataatgaagttcaaagagatgtTGGCTTGAGATTTAGTCGAAATCAGGAGACGGTTCAAAGAAAATTTATGGAAGTTCTTACGGCAACAGAACTATTGGCATGCGATTATATTAGAACTCCAACAAGACAAGAGCTAATGCGAATTCCTGAAAAACTTTACTCAGATCGAAGATATTATCCTTTTTTCAGTGGATTCGTTGGAGCTATGGATGGGACTCATATATGTGTAAAAGTGGAGCCTAAGTTACAAGGAATGTATTGGAATCGACATGATAATGCATCTTTGAACATCATGGCAATATGTGATTTGAATATGTTATTCACATATATATGGAATGGAGCACCGGGATCTTGTCATGATACTGCTGTTTTGGCAATGGCACAACAAAATGATTCTGAGTTCCCTTTGCCTCCACGAGATAAATATTATCTTGTTGATTCAGGCTACCCAAACAAGCAAGGATTTTTAGCTCCATATAGATCATCACGAAATGGAGTTGTGAGATATCATATGTCTCAGTTCAACTCTGGTCCTGCTCCTAGAAATAAACAAGAATTATTCAACCGGTATCATGCGTCTTTACGTTCTGTTATTGAGAGGACATTTGGAGTTTGGAAGAAAAAATGGAGGATTCTATCTGATTTTCCAAGATACAATGTCCACGTTCAAAAAAGAGTGGTAATGGCTACAATGGGATTACATAACTTTATCAAAATATCAAACTACTCGGACGAAGACTTCGCAAATACAATGCAAGATATGAGACTGGATAACGGAGATCCAGAACCTGGTATTGCTGATACAGAAGAAATTTATACGGCACAGGGAGAACAAATGGCACAAATAAGAGATACTATTGCAAATATGTTGTGGGAAAATCAAAATAGTCgatag